AGTCGATGCCAGTCTGATCGCCGAGGCGCTGGCCGGTGGCTTTGCCGACTCCAAGCCCTTGCAGATCCTCGCCCCGCAGATGGCCGAAAGTCGTTTCGAGCCGGTGAAGTGGCACGTGCGAACCTTGCTCAAGGATCTGGATACAGCCGTGAAGTTTTCTCGCGAACAGGGTTCGGCGACGCCGGTCAGCGGCCTGGCGGCGCAACTGATGCGACTGCACGGTGCTCAGGGGTATCTGGAAAAGGATCCTTCTACATTAGTGCGGATGTACCGTGAACCAGACTCAGCGAAGTGAGGGTGTAGCGGTTCTTGCGCTGATTGATCTCGTTCAGCACTGGATGTAGTTCGGCCAGCGGCACAGGGCGGCTGAGCAGGTAGCCTTGGGCGAAATCGCAGTCGTGGCTTTCGAGAAACTGGTATTGCTCGAAGGTTTCGACGCCCTCGGTCACCACTTGCAGGTGCAGGGTATGGGCCATGGCAATGATCGCCTGGACGATCTCCATGTCCTGGGTTGATTTGGGGATGTCCTGAATGAACGAGCGGTCGATTTTCAGCGTGTTGAGTGGCAGGCGCTTGAGGTAGGCCAGGGACGAATATCCCGTGCCGAAGTCATCGATAGAGAGCGCTACGCCCAGGGCACGAATCTGCTGCAGCAACTCCAGGGTATCGGCGATATTGCCCATCAGCGCATTTTCCGTAACCTCCAGTTCCAGCCGTTGCGGTGTCACTCCGGTGCTGCGCAATACCTGCTCGATTTCACCCGCCAGTTCAACCCGGGCCAGGCTCAGGGGCGAGCAGTTCACGGCGATTTTCATTGTCTCGCAACCCTGGCGCGATAACTCGCCCAGGTCTTCGCAGGCCTTGCGCAGGACCCAGTTGTCCAGTTCGCTGATCAGGCCATTGGCTTCGGCCAGGGGGATGAAACGGTCGGGAGCGAGGAATCCGTGTACCGGATGTTGCCAGCGAATCAAGGCTTCCAGCTTGCTGACTTCGCCGGTTTTCAGGTCGTAGATCGGCTGGTAATAGAGCATCAGACCCGCGCCTTCGCGCAGGGCATGGCGCAGTTCTTCTTCCAGTTGCAGCTCCAGCGTGGCGCGGGCCTTGAGGTTGGCGCTGAAGAAATTCAAGCCGTTACGACCACTGCCCTTGGACTGATACAGGGCCAGGTCGGCATTTTTCAGCAATTCATCGCAGGTCTTGCCATCCTCGGGAAACAGGCTGATGCCGATGCTGGTGGTCATGACCATGCGCCGCCCGGCCAGCTCGATCGGCTCCTTCATTTTCAACATGATGTTCTGGGCCAGTTGGCGCGCCTCTTCGCGATCATGCAGGTTGATCAGCATGCAGAATTCGTCGCCGCCGAAGCGCGCCACCACATCTTCGTGGCTGCGCAGCGAGCTTTTGATGTGGCCGGCGAGCACTTTGAGCAGTTCGTCGCCGGCATCGTGTCCGAGGCTGTCATTGATGCGCTTGAAATGGTCGATGTCGAGAAACAGCACCGCCAGCATGCCGCCGGTGTGGGTCTTCTCGATGAGCTTTTCGGCGAAGAGTTGGTTGAAACCACGGCGGTTGATGAGGTTGGTCAGCGGATCGAAGTGCGCCACCTGTTGCAGGGATGCGCGGGCCTGATCCAGCTGACTGAGCAATGAATTGACCCGTTGCAGGTCGTTTTCCTTGTGTTGCAGCTTCTTGTCTGCCAGCGCCGCACTGATGCTGCTGCCAATGATCAGCAGGGCCATGACTGCGACCGTCAGGCCCAGTTGAAAGTGATTGTTTTCCGCAGGCTGCGTCAGGACGCTGCCCGCTGGCAGCACCAGATCGAAGGCCGCCATCCCGGTGAAGTGCATGCTGACAATGCCGGCGCCCAGGACCAGGCTGGCGCAGTACTTGAGCAGTTGATGAAACATGCCGGTGCCGTTGCGCAGGTAGCTCGACAACAGCAGTGCCGCCAGGCTGGCGCCAATCGCAATCACGATGGACAGGGCGAACAGGACAGGTTGGTAGTAGACGACCGCCTGCGAGCGCAGCGCGGACATGCCGACGTAATGCATGGTGGCGATGCCCAGGCCGACCCAGATCGAAGCTTTCAGGCAATGCCGGAAGTTCAGGGCCGGGCGACTGAGGGTTTGCATCGCCAGCCGTGCAGCGAGCAGGGCGATGAACAGGGAGGCAAGGGTGACAGGCAGTTGGTAGTGGATGTTGATAGGGGCCTGAAAGGCCAGCATGCCGATGAAATGCATGGCCCAGATGCCACCGGCCAGGCATCCGGCACCGACCCAGCGCCAGAGTCGGCGGGACGCGGGTTTTTCCGCGTGTGCGACCCGCTCCGCCATGTCCAGCGTCGCGAAACTGCCGGCACAGGCGACCAGAAAAGCCAGTAGAACGAGAAAAGGGTCATGCATGCAATTGAGAATGACCTGTCCGCCCTCTGGCAGCCCAGCAATGAAATGCAGACCCAGCCACTCCATAACATGCCCCGTCTTGTTGCCTTGACCGGCGCAAGGACACCGGAGAGTGCCTTGGAGTATAGAGGGCGTGCACAGGCTGCAAGAGGTGATGGCACTTTAGGGTCAATAAATTTGTTATTAACCCTATAGCGTTCGGTGCTAAGAATCAGGCGCTTAGTTGCTCAACAACGGCTGCGGTGGGCTCCAGAGGCGGCAAACCGAATGCCGCGCGTGCCGCGTCACAGTCGGTATTGACCTGACCATCGACCCAGGAGGCCTCGAATTCCCGACAAGGGGTCGAGCGTTGCTCATAAATCGTGCATTTCACTTCGCTTCCCACTTCCCCCTCCAGGCTGGTGCAGCGTGGGGATTTGCAGTTGGTACCCAGCATCGCCACCCGGCTGGGGGTGATTTGCTCGACAAGCTCATCGGGCACGGTTCCGCCGGATGAGGCGCATTCACCCCAAAAAAATGACACGCGAAAGAAGGAACAGCAGGCACCGCAATTCAGACACGGACTGACTTCGGACATGGGTAATTATCTAAGGAGGAGTGGGGAGGCCGGGGGGCTGACAAGGCCGCTATTCTAGGCTTCGCCAGCGGCTTGGAAAGGGGGGTAGAGAGGTATTTTTCAACGGCTGGACGTGCGGTCACAACCACCGCTGCGCACGGAAGAACATTGGACTTCACGGGTGTGCTTGGGCGAACGTTCGCCATGGGCTGATATCAGCCGGGCGAATAATGACAGACAGTTGCGACGGGCCTGTCTAGATTGCAGATTCCGGGGAAACGACGCCCCAATAACAATAAAAGAGACGGACCCATGCAGAACTCGACCCAAGCGGCGAATGCCTGGCGCATTCTGTTCCTGTTGTTCCTGGCCAATCTGTTCAACTTTTTCGACCGCACCATTCCCGCCATCATCATCGAACCGATCCGCATGGAATGGCACCTCAGCGACTTTCAGCTGGGGATCATCGGTACTGCATTCACCATTGTCTACGCGATTGCCGGCCTGCCTCTGGGGCGGATGGCCGATACCGGCTCGCGCAGCAAGTTGATGGGCTGGGGATTGGCGGCGTGGAGCGGGCTGACGGCTGTCAATGGCATGGTGGGCAGTTTCTGGAGCTTCCTGATCGTGCGCATGGGCATCGGCATTGGTGAAGCCAGCTACGCGCCAGCCGCCAATTCGCTGATCGGCGATCTGTTTCCGGCCCATCGCCGGGCGCGGGCCATGGGGATCTTCATGCTCGGCTTGCCACTGGGGCTGTTGCTGGCGTTTTTCACCATCGGCGCGATGGTCAAGGCGTTCGACAGCTGGCGTGCGCCGTTCTTTATTGCTGCCGTGCCGGGGCTGATCCTGGCGATCTTCATGTTTTACATCAAGGAACCCAAGCGCGGTGCCGCCGAGAGTGTGCAGGTGTCACAGGAGAAGGTCGACCGGCCGATCCGCCGTGTCCTGGCGGTACCGACGTTCCTCTGGCTGGTGCTGGCCGGGTTGTGCTTCAACTTCGCCACCTATGCCTGCAACTCATTCCTGGTGCCGATGCTGCAGCGCTATTTCCTGTTGCCGTTGCAGGAGGCTGCAGTCGCGACCGGGGTCATCGTCGGTGTGACCGGCTTGGTGGGCCTGACGTTGGGGGGATGGATTGCGGACAAGATTCACCAGCGCGTCGCCAACGGCCGCCTGCTGTTTGCCGCCTTCAGCCTGATCATTTCCACCTTGTGCACGGCATGGGCGCTGCATTCAGGGCGGATCGAGATTGGCGTGTTTGTCGCGGTGTTCAGTCTGGGCTGGCTGTTTGCGTACAACTTCTACACCTGCGTTTATACGGCGATGCAGGATGTGGTCGAACCACGTCTGCGGGCCACGGCCATGGCGTTGTTCTTTGCCGGCTTGTACCTGTTGGGTGGTGGGCTGGGGCCGGTGGTAGTCGGCGCCTTGTCCGATCACTTTGCGCACACCGCCATGTTGGCGGCGGGTGCCGAGCAAATGACCGAGGCGTTCAAGGCGGTCGGCCTGCATGACGCGATGTACCTGATTCCGGTGGCGCTGTTTTTCACCATGGTGTTTCTGGTGCTGGCGTCGCGGTGTTTTGTGCGGGATGCGAAGCGGATGAAGGATGGGTTGGGGGTTGTGGTTGAGCCTGAGAGAACTGCAGCGACTGCTTGATTGCTATCGCGAGCAGGCTCGCTCCTACAGGGATTTTGCATGCACTGACGTTCAAATGTAGGAGCGAGCCTGCTCGCGATGAGGCCAACTTCAGCAACACAAAACTCAAGCAAACAAAAAGGCCCGCATCACTGCGGGCCTTCTTTTTTAGCGGTGGAGCAGGGGGCTTAACCCGCCACCAACACCCGAATCGCTTCCAGTCGCAGCGCCGCCTTGTCGAGCATGGCCAAACCTTGCTCGCGTTGTTTGCGCAGGGCGACCAGTTCGCTGTCACGAACCGTCGGGTTGACCGCTTGCAACGCGGTCAGGCGTGCCAGTTCCTCATCGGTATCGGCAGCCAGACGACGTTGTGCTTCCGCCACGCGCTCGGCATGACGCGGGAAGACTTTGTCTTCGCCGGCGTTGATCCGAGGCGTCAGTTGATCGCGTTGGGCCTGGATGAATTTGTTGGCGCTGGCGCGCGGCACGCTTTCGAGTTGATCGTTCAAGGTTTCAAACGCGACACGGGCCGACAGGTCGTTGCCGTTGGCGTCGAGCAGGCAGCGCAGGGCGGCTGGCGGCAGGTAACGACCCAGTTGCAGCGAGCGTGGGGCGACCACTTCGCTGACGTAGAGCAGTTCCAGCAACACCGTGCCGGGCTTGAGCGCCTTGTTCTTGATCAGCGCCACGGCGGTGTTGCCCATGGAGCCGGACAGCACCAGGTCCATGCCGCCCTGCACCATCGGGTGTTCCCAGGTGATGAACTGCATGTCTTCGCGGGACAGCGCCTGGTTGCGGTCGTAGGTGATGGTCACGCCTTCGTCGTCGCCCAGCGGGAAGCTGGCGTCGAGCATTTTTTCGCTCGGCTTGAGGATCAGGGCGTTTTCCGAATGGTCCTCGCTGTCGATACCGAACGCATCGAACAGGGTTTCCATGTAGATCGGCAGGGCGAACTGGTCATCTTGCTCGAGAATCGCTTCCACCAGCGCATCACCTTCGCCCGCGCCGCCCGAATTGAGTTCCAGCAGGCGGTCGCGACCGGTGTGCAGCTCGGCTTCCAGACGCTCGCGCTCGGTGCGCGCTTCGTTGATCAGCGCTTGCCACTCACCGTCGTCGGCCTCTTCCAGCAGCGGCAGCAGGCGTGGGCCGAACTGATGCTGCAGGGCGTTGCCGGTCGGGCAGGTGTTGAGGAAGGCGTTCAGCGCTTCGTGGTACCACTGGAACAGACGCTCTTGCGGGCTGGTTTCCAGGTACGGCACGTGCAATTGGATGGTGTGCTTCTGGCCGATCCGGTCCAGGCGACCGATACGCTGCTCGAGCAGGTCCGGGTGGGACGGCAGGTCGAACAGCACCAGGTGATGGGAGAACTGGAAGTTGCGGCCTTCACTGCCGATTTCCGAACAGATCAGCACTTGCGCGCCAAATTCTTCGTCGGCGAAGTACGCGGCGGCGCGGTCACGCTCAAGGATGTTCATGCCCTCGTGGAACACCGTGGCCGGGATGCCGGAGCGTACGCGCAGGGCGTCTTCCAGGTCCATGGCGGTTTCGGCGTGGGCGCAGATCACCAGCACTTTGGTGCGCTTGAGCATTTTCAGCTGGTCGATCAGCCATTCGACACGCGGGTCGAATTTCCACCAGCGCTCTTCTTCACTGGCGTCCGGCTGGGCCTGGAAGCTG
This genomic interval from Pseudomonas putida contains the following:
- a CDS encoding putative bifunctional diguanylate cyclase/phosphodiesterase; the encoded protein is MEWLGLHFIAGLPEGGQVILNCMHDPFLVLLAFLVACAGSFATLDMAERVAHAEKPASRRLWRWVGAGCLAGGIWAMHFIGMLAFQAPINIHYQLPVTLASLFIALLAARLAMQTLSRPALNFRHCLKASIWVGLGIATMHYVGMSALRSQAVVYYQPVLFALSIVIAIGASLAALLLSSYLRNGTGMFHQLLKYCASLVLGAGIVSMHFTGMAAFDLVLPAGSVLTQPAENNHFQLGLTVAVMALLIIGSSISAALADKKLQHKENDLQRVNSLLSQLDQARASLQQVAHFDPLTNLINRRGFNQLFAEKLIEKTHTGGMLAVLFLDIDHFKRINDSLGHDAGDELLKVLAGHIKSSLRSHEDVVARFGGDEFCMLINLHDREEARQLAQNIMLKMKEPIELAGRRMVMTTSIGISLFPEDGKTCDELLKNADLALYQSKGSGRNGLNFFSANLKARATLELQLEEELRHALREGAGLMLYYQPIYDLKTGEVSKLEALIRWQHPVHGFLAPDRFIPLAEANGLISELDNWVLRKACEDLGELSRQGCETMKIAVNCSPLSLARVELAGEIEQVLRSTGVTPQRLELEVTENALMGNIADTLELLQQIRALGVALSIDDFGTGYSSLAYLKRLPLNTLKIDRSFIQDIPKSTQDMEIVQAIIAMAHTLHLQVVTEGVETFEQYQFLESHDCDFAQGYLLSRPVPLAELHPVLNEINQRKNRYTLTSLSLVHGTSALM
- a CDS encoding YkgJ family cysteine cluster protein → MSEVSPCLNCGACCSFFRVSFFWGECASSGGTVPDELVEQITPSRVAMLGTNCKSPRCTSLEGEVGSEVKCTIYEQRSTPCREFEASWVDGQVNTDCDAARAAFGLPPLEPTAAVVEQLSA
- a CDS encoding spinster family MFS transporter, coding for MQNSTQAANAWRILFLLFLANLFNFFDRTIPAIIIEPIRMEWHLSDFQLGIIGTAFTIVYAIAGLPLGRMADTGSRSKLMGWGLAAWSGLTAVNGMVGSFWSFLIVRMGIGIGEASYAPAANSLIGDLFPAHRRARAMGIFMLGLPLGLLLAFFTIGAMVKAFDSWRAPFFIAAVPGLILAIFMFYIKEPKRGAAESVQVSQEKVDRPIRRVLAVPTFLWLVLAGLCFNFATYACNSFLVPMLQRYFLLPLQEAAVATGVIVGVTGLVGLTLGGWIADKIHQRVANGRLLFAAFSLIISTLCTAWALHSGRIEIGVFVAVFSLGWLFAYNFYTCVYTAMQDVVEPRLRATAMALFFAGLYLLGGGLGPVVVGALSDHFAHTAMLAAGAEQMTEAFKAVGLHDAMYLIPVALFFTMVFLVLASRCFVRDAKRMKDGLGVVVEPERTAATA
- the rapA gene encoding RNA polymerase-associated protein RapA, whose translation is MAQQYQPGQRWISDSEAELGLGTVLAQDGRLLTVLYPATGDTRQYALRNAPLTRVRFSPGDTITHFEGWKLTVREVDDMDGLLVYHGLNAQNEVVTLPETQLSNFIQFRLASDRLFAGQIDPLAWFSLRYHTLEHTSRQLQSSLWGLGGVRAQPIAHQLHIAREVADRIAPRVLLADEVGLGKTIEAGLVIHRQLLSGRANRVLILVPENLQHQWLVEMRRRFNLQVALFDEERFIESDASNPFEDTQLALVALEWLVDDEKAQDALFAAGWDLLVVDEAHHLVWHEDQVSPEYSLVEQLAETIPGVLLLTATPEQLGQDSHFARLRLLDPNRFHDLNAFRAESENYRPVAEAVQELLEKGRLSPQAHQTINGFLGNEGEALLAAVNDGDTEASARLVRELLDRHGTGRVLFRNTRAAVQGFPERKLHPYPLPCPDEYLELPLGDHAELYPEVSFQAQPDASEEERWWKFDPRVEWLIDQLKMLKRTKVLVICAHAETAMDLEDALRVRSGIPATVFHEGMNILERDRAAAYFADEEFGAQVLICSEIGSEGRNFQFSHHLVLFDLPSHPDLLEQRIGRLDRIGQKHTIQLHVPYLETSPQERLFQWYHEALNAFLNTCPTGNALQHQFGPRLLPLLEEADDGEWQALINEARTERERLEAELHTGRDRLLELNSGGAGEGDALVEAILEQDDQFALPIYMETLFDAFGIDSEDHSENALILKPSEKMLDASFPLGDDEGVTITYDRNQALSREDMQFITWEHPMVQGGMDLVLSGSMGNTAVALIKNKALKPGTVLLELLYVSEVVAPRSLQLGRYLPPAALRCLLDANGNDLSARVAFETLNDQLESVPRASANKFIQAQRDQLTPRINAGEDKVFPRHAERVAEAQRRLAADTDEELARLTALQAVNPTVRDSELVALRKQREQGLAMLDKAALRLEAIRVLVAG